The genomic interval GGAGGCGAACGGCCGGGTGGAGCTTGGCCCGGACGGCAAGGCGTCCAGCTTTCCCGGCGTGCTGCTGGATGTTCAGGAGCGCCGTGCGGTGGAGGCGGAGCGCGACCGGGCGGCGGCGGCGCTGCGCGCGCTGAACGAGACGCTGGAGCAGCGCGTCGCCGAGCGCACCGCCGAGCTGATGCGGGCCGAGGAGCAGCTGCGCCAGTCGCAGAAGATGGAGGCGGTCGGGCAGCTGACCGGCGGGCTGGCCCACGATTTCAACAATCTGCTCGCCGGCATCTCGGGCGCCCTGGAACGCATCGCCGCCCGCGTCGACCAGGGCCGCGTCAACGAGCTGGACAAGTTCATCATCGCCGCCCAGGGCGCGGTGCGGCGGGCGGCGGCGCTGACCCACCGGCTGCTCGCCTTCTCCCGCCAGCAGACGCTGGCGCCGAAGGCGGTCAACATGAACCGGCTGGTCGGCGGCATGCTGGAGCTGATCCAGCGCACGGTGGGGCCGGGCATCCAGGTGGAGATGGTCGGAATGTCCGGCCTGTGGGCGACGATGGTCGACCCCTCGCAGCTGGAGAATTCGCTGCTGAACCTGTGCATCAACGCCCGCGACGCCATGCCGGGCGGCGGGCGCATCACCATCGAGACCGGCAACCGCTGGATCGACCATGAGGGGGCGCGGCAGCAGGACATGCAGCCCGGCCAGTATGTCTCGCTCTGCGTGTCGGACAACGGCACCGGCATGACGCCGGATGTCATCGAGAAGGCGTTCGACCCCTTCTTCACCACCAAGCCGATCGGCCAGGGCACCGGGCTCGGCCTGTCGATGATCTACGGCTTCGCCAAGCAGTCGGGCGGGCATGTGAAGATCTATTCGGAGGTTGGCGCAGGCACCATGGTGTGCCTGTACCTGCCCCGCCACCGCGGCGAGGCCGAGGAGGAGGAACCCCGCGAGGAAACGGCGGTCAGCCCGCCGGCGCGGGTCGGCGAGACCGTTCTGGTGGTGGACGACGAGCCGAGCCTGCGGCTGATGGTGATGGATCTGCTGAGCGACCTGGGCTATGCGGCGATCGAGGCGGCGGACGGCGCCGCCGGCCTGCGGGTCCTGCAATCGGAGGCGCGGATCGATCTGGTGGTGACCGACGTCGGCCTGCCCGGCGGCATGAATGGCCGCCAGATGATCGATCTGGCCCGCGTCGGCCGTCCGAAGCTGAAGACGCTGTTCATCACGGGCTTCGCCGAAAACGCGCTACTGAACAACGGGCAGTTGGAACCGGGCATGTCGGTGCTGACCAAGCCCTTCGCCATGGACGTGCTGGCGGCACGGATCAGGGAGCTGATCGCGGGGTGAGCGGCGGTTTGCCGCCCGCCGGTCAGACCGGCAGGCCGCACCCCTCGCCGTGGACCGTACGGTTGCGGCCGCTGCCCTTGGCGCTGTAGAGCGCCTTGTCGGCGCGGCTCAGAATGTCGCTGACCGACGTGTGGCGTTCGTCCAGACAGGCGATGCCGATGCTGATCGTCACGGTTATCGAATGGCCGGCTCCAAGATCGATCAAGGTGTCCGCAACCGCCTGCCGCAGGCTTTCCGCGACCGCGAACGCGCCGTTTCCGTCGGTTTCCGGCAGGATGATGGCGAACTCCTCGCCACCGATGCGGGCGAAGGTATCGGTTTCCCGCAAGCGCCTCCGAATCAGCCGGGTGATGCCGATCAGCACGGCGTCGCCGGCATTGTGTCCGTGCGTGTCGTTGACCGTCTTGAAATGGTCGATGTCGAGGATGACGAGGCTGAAGTCGCGTCTGTAGCGGCGATGGCGCGCCAGTTCGGTCTCCGCCACCGAAATGAAACGGCGGCGGTTGGGAATCCGGCACAATGGATCCGTTTCGGCCAGAACGACCAGTTCCTCCTCCCGCCGCTTCAGCGCGCGATGAGCCTCCGCCAACTCCTCATGCGCGGTCTTGAGTTCCGCGTTCATCGTCTTGACGGTCGCGTATTCCCGGAAAACCGTGTGGATCGCGACGCGGGCCGCCAACGCGGCAAGAATCAGCAGGATGGTTCCGCCCAGGCCGATCAGGTATCCCAGCAGGGCAGCCGAATTGGAACGGGCGAACGCCGCCTCCTGTTCGACCATGGCCACGACGAACAGGCCATATTGCCGCAACTTCTGATAGCCAGCGATCCGATGAACACCGTCAATGTAGCTGGTCACCTCGAACACCCCGGACTCGGGGGCTTGCGGATCCATGTATGGACGCGGCTCCACAACCTTTCCAAGATATTGCTCGTCGTAATTTCCGCCGAGCACCCGGGACAGCAATGTCCGATCCTGGCGCAGAAGCGCGATCACGTCCTTCCCGGCCATGGAAATCGACTCCGAGAATCGTCCCAGGTAATAGGGATCGATCGAAAGAACGATCACCCCGTCGAACTCGCCACGGTCGTTGAAGATTTTGCGGGTGAACTGGATCGACCATTTCTGCGAGACCCGGCCAAGCAGAGGTCTGCTGATGAACAGGAAATCCCCATCCTGTTCGAGATGGACACGGAAATGTTCCCGGTCCGAAAGATCGACGCCGTTGGTGACTTTTTGCAGATTTGAAAAGACAAGGCGACCATCACGACCGATGACCGCCACTTGGAACAGAAGATCCGGGCTGAGTACCGAGAATATCTCCTGTGATTTTGATATAATTCCCGAATTCTCTCTGACATACTCGCGCCGCAGCATCTGTGCAGCCTGATCGATCTGGCGAATTGTTCTTATAAGATATTCGTGATAGGCCTTCGCCATCATCCTGGCGTTCGTTTCCGCAACCTGCCCATCCAGATCGCGATAGGTGCTGATGTTGTGGAAGACGAAGCTCCAAAGCACCATTGTCGAGACGACGAAGGTCGCCGTCAGAGCGCCAAGCCAGACATTTCGATGACGACGACCTCTCTCCACGGATTTCAAACCCTCAAAATTCACCAACGAGAATCGGAGAAGACTGTTGACCAATAAGACTTTCGATAATCGAACCAAGTCTAT from Azospirillum sp. TSH100 carries:
- a CDS encoding ATP-binding protein, yielding MAEQQTALDVSAQSEDRYRALFNALEDGFCIIEFSEDAAGNLTDYIHVEANDGYERQTGIRNIVGMAVRDLAPNEADGWIELYGNVLRTGEPIRFERYFALVERYIEVSAARVEPVDRRQVSVLFRDITARRRAEEALRVSEALARENVQRVQLALAAGAIIGTWIWDLPNNRFTVDQAFAEAFGLDPSLGRDGLSLEQVTASVHPDDKPGLIAAIQEVVARGGAYAHQYRVKRADGNYYWLEANGRVELGPDGKASSFPGVLLDVQERRAVEAERDRAAAALRALNETLEQRVAERTAELMRAEEQLRQSQKMEAVGQLTGGLAHDFNNLLAGISGALERIAARVDQGRVNELDKFIIAAQGAVRRAAALTHRLLAFSRQQTLAPKAVNMNRLVGGMLELIQRTVGPGIQVEMVGMSGLWATMVDPSQLENSLLNLCINARDAMPGGGRITIETGNRWIDHEGARQQDMQPGQYVSLCVSDNGTGMTPDVIEKAFDPFFTTKPIGQGTGLGLSMIYGFAKQSGGHVKIYSEVGAGTMVCLYLPRHRGEAEEEEPREETAVSPPARVGETVLVVDDEPSLRLMVMDLLSDLGYAAIEAADGAAGLRVLQSEARIDLVVTDVGLPGGMNGRQMIDLARVGRPKLKTLFITGFAENALLNNGQLEPGMSVLTKPFAMDVLAARIRELIAG
- a CDS encoding sensor domain-containing diguanylate cyclase produces the protein MNFEGLKSVERGRRHRNVWLGALTATFVVSTMVLWSFVFHNISTYRDLDGQVAETNARMMAKAYHEYLIRTIRQIDQAAQMLRREYVRENSGIISKSQEIFSVLSPDLLFQVAVIGRDGRLVFSNLQKVTNGVDLSDREHFRVHLEQDGDFLFISRPLLGRVSQKWSIQFTRKIFNDRGEFDGVIVLSIDPYYLGRFSESISMAGKDVIALLRQDRTLLSRVLGGNYDEQYLGKVVEPRPYMDPQAPESGVFEVTSYIDGVHRIAGYQKLRQYGLFVVAMVEQEAAFARSNSAALLGYLIGLGGTILLILAALAARVAIHTVFREYATVKTMNAELKTAHEELAEAHRALKRREEELVVLAETDPLCRIPNRRRFISVAETELARHRRYRRDFSLVILDIDHFKTVNDTHGHNAGDAVLIGITRLIRRRLRETDTFARIGGEEFAIILPETDGNGAFAVAESLRQAVADTLIDLGAGHSITVTISIGIACLDERHTSVSDILSRADKALYSAKGSGRNRTVHGEGCGLPV